One genomic segment of Sminthopsis crassicaudata isolate SCR6 chromosome 4, ASM4859323v1, whole genome shotgun sequence includes these proteins:
- the GABBR1 gene encoding gamma-aminobutyric acid type B receptor subunit 1 isoform X1: MLLLLLLHFLLPLGSDGAQNSNTTSEGCQIIHPPWEGGIRYRGLTRDQVRAINFLPVDYEIEYVCRGDREVVGPKVRKCLSNGSWTDMDMPSRCVRACSKSYLTLDNGTAFLRGGNRPALDGAWVDFRCDPGFHLVGSSRSICARGQWDTPKPSCQVKRTIYTAPSSGRRSVYIGALFPMSGGWPGGQACQPAVEMALEDVNSRRDILPDYELKLIHHDSKCDPGQATKYLYELLYNDPIKIILLPGCSSVSTLVAEAARMWNLIVLSYGSSSPALSNRQRFPTFFRTHPSATLHNPTRVKLFEKWGWKKIATIQQTTEVFTSTLDDLEERVKEAGIEITFRQSFFSDPAVPVKNLKRQDARIIVGLFYETEARKVFCEVYKERLFGKKYVWFLIGWYADNWFRTPDPAINCTEQEMAEAVEGHVTTEIVMLNPENTRGISNMTSQEFVQKLTQRLGSKKAEETGGFQEAPLAYDAIWALALALNKTSGGSGIHSSGGVRLEDFNYNNQTITDQIYRAMNSSSFEGVSGHVVFDASGSRMARTLIEQLQGGKYMQIGYYDSTKDDLHWLGADKWIGGNPPADQTLVIQTFRFLSQKLFISVSVLSSLGIVLAIVCLSFNIYNSHVRYIQNSQPNLNNLTAVGCGLALAAVFPLGLDGHHIRPGHFPFVCQARLWLLGLGFSLGYGSMFTKIWWVHTVFTKKEEKKERRKTLESWKLYATVGLLVGLDVFTLAVWQIVDPLHRTIESFTKEEPKQDIDISILPQLEHCSSKKMNTWLGIFYGYKGLLLLLGIFLAYETKSVSTEKINDHRAVGMAIYNVAVLCLITAPVTMILSSQQDAAFAFASLAIVFSSYITLVVLFVPKMRRLITRGEWQSEAQDTMKTGSSTNNNEEEKSRLLEKENRELEKIIAEKEERVSELRHQLQSRQQLRSRRHPPTPPDPSGGLPCGTSEPPDRLSCDGSRVHLLYK, translated from the exons atgctgctgctgctgctactgcatttccttcttcccttggGTTCTGATGGGGCCCAGAACTCCAACACAACCTCAGAAG GCTGCCAAATCATACATCCACCATGGGAAGGGGGGATCCGCTACAGGGGCCTGACCCGGGATCAGGTTCGGGCAATCAACTTCCTGCCCGTTGACTATGAGATTGAGTATGTGTGCCGGGGGGATCGTGAGGTTGTGGGTCCCAAAGTTCGAAAGTGTCTCTCCAATGGTTCTTGGACAGATATGGACATGCCAAGTCGGTGTG TGCGTGCCTGTTCCAAGTCTTATCTGACACTGGATAATGGAACAGCTTTCCTCAGGGGAGGGAACCGTCCAGCACTAGATGGTGCCTGGGTGGATTTTCGATGTGACCCTGGTTTCCATCTAGTGGGCAGTTCCCGAAGCATCTGTGCCAGGGGACAGTGGGACACCCCGAAGCCCTCCTGCCAGG TGAAGAGAACCATATACACAG CCCCCTCCTCAGGCCGGCGCTCCGTCTATATCGGGGCGCTGTTCCCTATGAGCGGGGGCTGGCCTGGGGGCCAGGCCTGCCAGCCGGCGGTGGAGATGGCGCTGGAGGACGTGAACAGCCGCAGGGACATCCTTCCCGACTACGAGCTCAAGCTCATCCACCACGACAGCAAG tgtgatcctggacaagccaccAAGTACCTATATGAGCTACTTTACAACGATCCCATCAAAATCATCCTCTTGCCAGGCTGCAGCTCTGTCTCCACCCTTGTAGCAGAAGCCGCCAGGATGTGGAACCTCATTGTG CTTTCTTATGGTTCAAGCTCACCAGCCCTATCAAACCGGCAGCGTTTTCCTACTTTCTTTCGAACTCACCCATCAGCCACACTCCATAATCCTACCCGGGTGAAACTCTTTGAAAAATGGGGCTGGAAGAAGATTGCCACTATTCAGCAGACTACTGAAGTTTTCACTTCG ACATTGGATGATCTAGAGGAACGAGTGAAGGAAGCAGGAATTGAGATTACTTTCCGCCAAAGTTTCTTTTCTGATCCAGCAGTACCAGTCAAGAACCTTAAG CGCCAGGATGCCCGCATCATCGTGGGACTTTTCTATGAAACTGAAGCTCGTAAAGTTTTCTGTGAG GTTTACAAGGAGCGTCTCTTTGGGAAGAAATATGTCTGGTTCCTCATTGGCTGGTATGCTGATAACTGGTTCAGAACCCCAGACCCAGCTATCAACTGCACTGAGCAGGAGATGGCAGAAGCAGTAGAAGGACATGTCACTACTGAGATCGTTATGCTAAACCCCGAGAACACTCGTGGTATCTCTAACATG ACATCCCAGGAGTTTGTACAAAAACTGACCCAGCGATTGGGGAGCAAGAAAGCTGAGGAGACTGGTGGTTTTCAGGAAGCACCACTGGCCTATGATGCTATCTGGGCTTTGGCTTTAGCATTGAACAAGACATCAGGGGGCAGTGGTATCCACTCGAGTGGTGGGGTGCGACTGGAGGACTTCAACTATAACAACCAAACTATTACAGATCAGATCTACCGGGCAATGAACTCTTCATCTTTTGAAGGAGTTTCT GGCCATGTGGTATTTGATGCTAGTGGTTCTAGGATGGCACGGACTCTCATTGAACAGCTGCAGG GTGGAAAATATATGCAGATTGGCTACTATGACAGCACCAAGGATGACCTGCACTGGCTGGGTGCTGACAAATGGATCG GAGGAAATCCTCCAGCTGACCAAACCCTGGTCATCCAGACATTCCGCTTTCTGTCTCAGAAGCTCTTTATTTCCGTCTCAGTACTATCTAGTTTGGGCATCGTGCTGGCCATCGTTTGTTTGTCCTTTAATATCTACAACTCTCATGTTCG GTATATTCAGAATTCACAACCAAACTTGAACAATCTGACTGCTGTTGGCTGTGGCTTGGCACTAGCTGCTGTCTTCCCACTTGGGCTGGATGGCCACCACATTAGGCCAGGCCACTTCCCATTTGTTTGTCAG gccCGACTCTGGCTTTTAGGCCTGGGCTTCAGTCTGGGTTATGGCTCCATGTTCACTAAGATTTGGTGGGTCCACACAGTAttcacaaaaaaagaagagaaaaaggaaagaaggaag ACACTAGAGTCCTGGAAACTTTATGCTACGGTGGGGCTGCTGGTGGGACTGGATGTTTTTACATTGGCTGTTTGGCAGATTGTGGATCCCTTACATCGAACTATTGAG TCTTTCACCAAGGAGGAACCAAAACAAGATATTGATATCTCCATTCTACCCCAGCTGGAGCATTGCAGCTCCAAGAAGATGAATACTTGGCTCG GTATCTTCTATGGGTATAAGGGACTGTTGCTGCTTCTTGGAATTTTCCTTGCCTATGAGACCAAGAGTGTCTCCACTGAGAAAATCAACGACCACCGTGCTGTTGGAATGGCAATCTACAATGTGGCG GTCCTATGTCTCATCACTGCCCCAGTCACTATGATCCTATCCAGTCAACAGGATGCTGCTTTTGCCTTTGCTTCTCTTGCCATCGTATTTTCCTCCTACATTACACTAGTTGTGCTTTTTGTGCCCAAG ATGCGGAGGCTTATCACCAGAGGAGAGTGGCAGTCTGAAGCCCAAGACACTATGAAAACAGGTTCATCTACTAATAACAATGAGGAAGAGAAATCACGactcttagagaaagaaaatcgGGAGTTAGAAAAGATCATTGCTGAG AAAGAGGAACGTGTCTCTGAACTTCGCCACCAACTCCAGTCTCGGCAGCAGCTCCGTTCACGGCGTCATCCTCCAACTCCCCCAGACCCTTCGGGGGGTCTTCCTTGTGGTACTTCTGAGCCACCTGACCGGCTCAGCTGTGATGGGAGCCGGGTCCATTTGCTCTATAAGTGA
- the GABBR1 gene encoding gamma-aminobutyric acid type B receptor subunit 1 isoform X2 translates to MLLLLLLHFLLPLGSDGAQNSNTTSEGCQIIHPPWEGGIRYRGLTRDQVRAINFLPVDYEIEYVCRGDREVVGPKVRKCLSNGSWTDMDMPSRCVRACSKSYLTLDNGTAFLRGGNRPALDGAWVDFRCDPGFHLVGSSRSICARGQWDTPKPSCQAPSSGRRSVYIGALFPMSGGWPGGQACQPAVEMALEDVNSRRDILPDYELKLIHHDSKCDPGQATKYLYELLYNDPIKIILLPGCSSVSTLVAEAARMWNLIVLSYGSSSPALSNRQRFPTFFRTHPSATLHNPTRVKLFEKWGWKKIATIQQTTEVFTSTLDDLEERVKEAGIEITFRQSFFSDPAVPVKNLKRQDARIIVGLFYETEARKVFCEVYKERLFGKKYVWFLIGWYADNWFRTPDPAINCTEQEMAEAVEGHVTTEIVMLNPENTRGISNMTSQEFVQKLTQRLGSKKAEETGGFQEAPLAYDAIWALALALNKTSGGSGIHSSGGVRLEDFNYNNQTITDQIYRAMNSSSFEGVSGHVVFDASGSRMARTLIEQLQGGKYMQIGYYDSTKDDLHWLGADKWIGGNPPADQTLVIQTFRFLSQKLFISVSVLSSLGIVLAIVCLSFNIYNSHVRYIQNSQPNLNNLTAVGCGLALAAVFPLGLDGHHIRPGHFPFVCQARLWLLGLGFSLGYGSMFTKIWWVHTVFTKKEEKKERRKTLESWKLYATVGLLVGLDVFTLAVWQIVDPLHRTIESFTKEEPKQDIDISILPQLEHCSSKKMNTWLGIFYGYKGLLLLLGIFLAYETKSVSTEKINDHRAVGMAIYNVAVLCLITAPVTMILSSQQDAAFAFASLAIVFSSYITLVVLFVPKMRRLITRGEWQSEAQDTMKTGSSTNNNEEEKSRLLEKENRELEKIIAEKEERVSELRHQLQSRQQLRSRRHPPTPPDPSGGLPCGTSEPPDRLSCDGSRVHLLYK, encoded by the exons atgctgctgctgctgctactgcatttccttcttcccttggGTTCTGATGGGGCCCAGAACTCCAACACAACCTCAGAAG GCTGCCAAATCATACATCCACCATGGGAAGGGGGGATCCGCTACAGGGGCCTGACCCGGGATCAGGTTCGGGCAATCAACTTCCTGCCCGTTGACTATGAGATTGAGTATGTGTGCCGGGGGGATCGTGAGGTTGTGGGTCCCAAAGTTCGAAAGTGTCTCTCCAATGGTTCTTGGACAGATATGGACATGCCAAGTCGGTGTG TGCGTGCCTGTTCCAAGTCTTATCTGACACTGGATAATGGAACAGCTTTCCTCAGGGGAGGGAACCGTCCAGCACTAGATGGTGCCTGGGTGGATTTTCGATGTGACCCTGGTTTCCATCTAGTGGGCAGTTCCCGAAGCATCTGTGCCAGGGGACAGTGGGACACCCCGAAGCCCTCCTGCCAGG CCCCCTCCTCAGGCCGGCGCTCCGTCTATATCGGGGCGCTGTTCCCTATGAGCGGGGGCTGGCCTGGGGGCCAGGCCTGCCAGCCGGCGGTGGAGATGGCGCTGGAGGACGTGAACAGCCGCAGGGACATCCTTCCCGACTACGAGCTCAAGCTCATCCACCACGACAGCAAG tgtgatcctggacaagccaccAAGTACCTATATGAGCTACTTTACAACGATCCCATCAAAATCATCCTCTTGCCAGGCTGCAGCTCTGTCTCCACCCTTGTAGCAGAAGCCGCCAGGATGTGGAACCTCATTGTG CTTTCTTATGGTTCAAGCTCACCAGCCCTATCAAACCGGCAGCGTTTTCCTACTTTCTTTCGAACTCACCCATCAGCCACACTCCATAATCCTACCCGGGTGAAACTCTTTGAAAAATGGGGCTGGAAGAAGATTGCCACTATTCAGCAGACTACTGAAGTTTTCACTTCG ACATTGGATGATCTAGAGGAACGAGTGAAGGAAGCAGGAATTGAGATTACTTTCCGCCAAAGTTTCTTTTCTGATCCAGCAGTACCAGTCAAGAACCTTAAG CGCCAGGATGCCCGCATCATCGTGGGACTTTTCTATGAAACTGAAGCTCGTAAAGTTTTCTGTGAG GTTTACAAGGAGCGTCTCTTTGGGAAGAAATATGTCTGGTTCCTCATTGGCTGGTATGCTGATAACTGGTTCAGAACCCCAGACCCAGCTATCAACTGCACTGAGCAGGAGATGGCAGAAGCAGTAGAAGGACATGTCACTACTGAGATCGTTATGCTAAACCCCGAGAACACTCGTGGTATCTCTAACATG ACATCCCAGGAGTTTGTACAAAAACTGACCCAGCGATTGGGGAGCAAGAAAGCTGAGGAGACTGGTGGTTTTCAGGAAGCACCACTGGCCTATGATGCTATCTGGGCTTTGGCTTTAGCATTGAACAAGACATCAGGGGGCAGTGGTATCCACTCGAGTGGTGGGGTGCGACTGGAGGACTTCAACTATAACAACCAAACTATTACAGATCAGATCTACCGGGCAATGAACTCTTCATCTTTTGAAGGAGTTTCT GGCCATGTGGTATTTGATGCTAGTGGTTCTAGGATGGCACGGACTCTCATTGAACAGCTGCAGG GTGGAAAATATATGCAGATTGGCTACTATGACAGCACCAAGGATGACCTGCACTGGCTGGGTGCTGACAAATGGATCG GAGGAAATCCTCCAGCTGACCAAACCCTGGTCATCCAGACATTCCGCTTTCTGTCTCAGAAGCTCTTTATTTCCGTCTCAGTACTATCTAGTTTGGGCATCGTGCTGGCCATCGTTTGTTTGTCCTTTAATATCTACAACTCTCATGTTCG GTATATTCAGAATTCACAACCAAACTTGAACAATCTGACTGCTGTTGGCTGTGGCTTGGCACTAGCTGCTGTCTTCCCACTTGGGCTGGATGGCCACCACATTAGGCCAGGCCACTTCCCATTTGTTTGTCAG gccCGACTCTGGCTTTTAGGCCTGGGCTTCAGTCTGGGTTATGGCTCCATGTTCACTAAGATTTGGTGGGTCCACACAGTAttcacaaaaaaagaagagaaaaaggaaagaaggaag ACACTAGAGTCCTGGAAACTTTATGCTACGGTGGGGCTGCTGGTGGGACTGGATGTTTTTACATTGGCTGTTTGGCAGATTGTGGATCCCTTACATCGAACTATTGAG TCTTTCACCAAGGAGGAACCAAAACAAGATATTGATATCTCCATTCTACCCCAGCTGGAGCATTGCAGCTCCAAGAAGATGAATACTTGGCTCG GTATCTTCTATGGGTATAAGGGACTGTTGCTGCTTCTTGGAATTTTCCTTGCCTATGAGACCAAGAGTGTCTCCACTGAGAAAATCAACGACCACCGTGCTGTTGGAATGGCAATCTACAATGTGGCG GTCCTATGTCTCATCACTGCCCCAGTCACTATGATCCTATCCAGTCAACAGGATGCTGCTTTTGCCTTTGCTTCTCTTGCCATCGTATTTTCCTCCTACATTACACTAGTTGTGCTTTTTGTGCCCAAG ATGCGGAGGCTTATCACCAGAGGAGAGTGGCAGTCTGAAGCCCAAGACACTATGAAAACAGGTTCATCTACTAATAACAATGAGGAAGAGAAATCACGactcttagagaaagaaaatcgGGAGTTAGAAAAGATCATTGCTGAG AAAGAGGAACGTGTCTCTGAACTTCGCCACCAACTCCAGTCTCGGCAGCAGCTCCGTTCACGGCGTCATCCTCCAACTCCCCCAGACCCTTCGGGGGGTCTTCCTTGTGGTACTTCTGAGCCACCTGACCGGCTCAGCTGTGATGGGAGCCGGGTCCATTTGCTCTATAAGTGA